One Cucumis melo cultivar AY chromosome 8, USDA_Cmelo_AY_1.0, whole genome shotgun sequence genomic window, AGTACACCACATCGTCTCTGCTCCATCCCCCACTAAGTAAAATTTCACCTACTGATACTCTAAGTTTCTCCATTGTTGTCTCATTTTGTTCCAAGCTCCGATCATGGCGGTCCATCATCATCATATCTCTGACATCTTCTTCCCTCCACCCACCTTCTCGCAACTTCCAAAACACGTCCTCAAGGCATCCGTCCAACCCCATTTCAAATTCCCCTTCATTCCACCACCCTTCCGTTACCTCACGCGCTTTCGCTTTCTTTCTCGAAGCCACTTCCGTCCAGAATTCCACTGCTCGGGCCTCTGTCGCTGCCCAAGCTGGTGAATCGATCACCAAACAGTCCGGTTCAGCCTTACCCAGTTGAGAATATTCGTGGGCTTGAAAGAATCCAGCCAAGTCAAAGCTGGAAACACGAATCTCCCCACCGTCAAGGTGAAATACAGGGTTTCCGGCCATGTTCGGGGCGGAAGGGATGTACCAGTTTTTATAAATGGGGACAAGAACAGGGGCTCTGTCCAAGAATTGCTTGGCCAAAGCAACAGCGTCGTTTGAATCATCAGGTTGGGCCCCCCAAGATTGACACCAGAATTTTCTTTGAGAAATTTCCTTGAGGAGGCAGAATTTTGGGAGATTGATCAGAATGTGAAGCTGTTGAATGGAGGAGGACCGCCAGTTGGGGAAACCAGACCCAATTGGGAGACCCTCTTGGAGGATCGAACGGAGGTCCGGCGGGAAAGAGAATCGGAAGGTGGACTCAACGGATGTAAATTCAGGGTCGGAGAGGCCAGGGAGGACGGGAATTTGGAGGGATTTGAGATGGTCGATGACAGTTTTAGCATAGGCGGCGAAGGAGAAACAGGCTAGTTTTGGCCGAGGAGGCTTGACGGTGGCGGTGGCCATTAGAGGCTATAATAAAGAAAGTGGTAAATTATGTGTTAATGTAGAGATTTGGATATCCGGATTTGGAGGAGAGGCATGGAGTTTTGCCTAACAGATTAGACCAAGAAAAGCGTATGGATTTATAGGAATGGCAAGTTCTCATGAATTATGACTTATGAATTATGAGTCATAATTTGACTCTTCTCGATATACAAAACAAGTCTATACTATGATACGAATGGTAGGGCTTCGTTGGGGATtttttattaaacaaaaaacaaaaaacaatttaaaaaaaggGTTTTTCTTTCTGACGTTTGATGATCTCAGGGTTCTCTTTCAACCTTTGGTTCTAACTTTTCAGTCCACACATTCTATTTCTCTGACTTGGCTTTAGGATTGTTAACCATGGGACTTTAGCAAACTAAGAAAGAGAAAGATTTCATATTTTCGTATTTTACGATATGGGTTTTGATAAAAATTCCATTTTTGAAAATGGGTAAAGATAAAAGCATgccttttatttttcaaaaatgcGTAAAGATGAGATAAGTTCTCTTTCTACAATATGGGTATCTATTCAAAGTTCCCTTTTCTAAAAAGGAAACTCCTAAAAGGAAACTCCTTTCCAATTCCAATTAAAGCCCCTATTTGGGTTTGATGCCATCCAAATCAAACCACAGTTTTTTCTCCGGAGTGAATTCCAACAATGGGAGAGTAGGTAGTAAGGTAGGACCTAAATGTAGGGCTCGACATGACTTACGAACGACTTTTAGTGCAAGACAAATTAAGGGTTTGATTTCAATTGCGAAACATATCATCCACTATTAACTTAACTAAGGTTATGATTATTTTAAACCATAGGAGTTTCCTTCGATcaagattttgattaaattatcCATCGTCATCTACTATGTAAAATGAATTTGTAAAGATTCTTCCGCCGTATCCGGATCACAAACACACTAGGTGTAGACAACTTTTTCCAGAATTTATGTACTAATGAAAATGACCCAATTATTTGATTCTATATTCACATGTAGTGCCAAAACTTCGTTGTAATGGTTTTTTCGCCCATCTGTCCAGGTTTTGAGGGATTGTACTTTCAGTCCATAATTCTCCATGCAATATTACTCATAACATTGCAACTTTTATGTGGTATATTGAATCTTGACATTAATTAAGAACAAAAAGGCAAGT contains:
- the LOC103485339 gene encoding uncharacterized protein LOC103485339 translates to MATATVKPPRPKLACFSFAAYAKTVIDHLKSLQIPVLPGLSDPEFTSVESTFRFSFPPDLRSILQEGLPIGSGFPNWRSSSIQQLHILINLPKFCLLKEISQRKFWCQSWGAQPDDSNDAVALAKQFLDRAPVLVPIYKNWYIPSAPNMAGNPVFHLDGGEIRVSSFDLAGFFQAHEYSQLGKAEPDCLVIDSPAWAATEARAVEFWTEVASRKKAKAREVTEGWWNEGEFEMGLDGCLEDVFWKLREGGWREEDVRDMMMMDRHDRSLEQNETTMEKLRVSVGEILLSGGWSRDDVVYSLDLECNSAIVIPDEESTFEINLHHYHHHQPIRIPQVERKKKPRNTTTTNHLKMPPFFFAPHRNLIL